A DNA window from Amycolatopsis sp. DSM 110486 contains the following coding sequences:
- a CDS encoding CaiB/BaiF CoA-transferase family protein, with amino-acid sequence MGVLDGYRVVDVSIAMAGPLAAMRLGDLGADVVKVEPPGGEWQRHAPAGGATGAAVNPSFLSLNRNKRSLAVDLKAPAGRRAAHDLIATADVVLQNYRPGVAQRLGLDYETVREINPGVVYVSISGYGESGPYARRPGQDLLLQAMSGAMYSVGRAVDPPLPAGTYAIDAITAYSAFEGALAALLHRERTGEGQLVTVNMLDAAIAVQMQELSVFTVGGVPQRRGSEAHGHTYIRAPYGVFETADGHLALAMPPLPALAVALDLPELSTMDTEVDGHAKRDEITALVRARLPQRSTDDWLARLHEAGIWAGPVYSYADLLEDPQVVHNGSFVRYEHATEGPVTTPGFPYGFSATPPSVRRGAPVTGEHSGEILRELGYAPERIAGLVDDKVVLAP; translated from the coding sequence GGGCGACCTCGGCGCGGACGTGGTGAAGGTCGAGCCGCCGGGCGGCGAGTGGCAGCGCCACGCCCCGGCGGGCGGGGCGACCGGGGCGGCGGTGAACCCGTCGTTCCTGTCGCTGAACCGCAACAAGCGCAGCCTCGCGGTGGACCTCAAGGCACCGGCCGGGCGCCGGGCCGCGCACGACCTGATCGCGACCGCGGACGTCGTGCTGCAGAACTACCGGCCGGGCGTGGCCCAGCGGCTCGGGCTGGACTACGAGACGGTGCGCGAGATCAACCCCGGTGTCGTGTACGTGTCGATCTCCGGCTACGGCGAGAGCGGGCCGTATGCGCGGCGGCCGGGGCAGGACCTGTTGCTGCAGGCCATGAGCGGCGCGATGTACAGCGTCGGACGCGCTGTCGATCCGCCGCTGCCGGCGGGTACGTACGCGATCGACGCGATCACGGCCTACAGCGCGTTCGAGGGCGCGCTGGCCGCGCTGCTGCACCGTGAGCGGACCGGTGAGGGCCAGCTGGTGACGGTGAACATGCTGGACGCGGCGATCGCGGTGCAGATGCAGGAGCTGTCGGTGTTCACCGTCGGCGGCGTGCCGCAGCGGCGGGGGAGCGAGGCGCACGGGCACACCTACATCAGGGCGCCGTACGGGGTTTTCGAGACGGCCGACGGGCACCTCGCGTTGGCGATGCCGCCGCTGCCCGCGCTGGCCGTCGCGCTGGACCTGCCAGAACTGTCCACGATGGACACCGAGGTGGACGGGCACGCGAAGCGCGACGAGATCACGGCGCTGGTGCGGGCGCGGCTGCCGCAGCGCTCGACCGACGACTGGCTCGCGCGGCTGCACGAGGCCGGGATCTGGGCCGGGCCGGTGTACTCCTACGCCGATCTGCTCGAAGATCCGCAGGTCGTCCACAACGGCTCGTTCGTGCGCTACGAGCACGCCACCGAGGGGCCGGTGACCACGCCGGGCTTTCCGTACGGGTTCAGCGCGACGCCGCCGTCGGTGCGCCGGGGCGCGCCGGTGACGGGCGAGCACAGCGGCGAGATCCTGCGCGAACTGGGGTACGCGCCGGAGCGGATCGCCGGGCTGGTGGACGACAAGGTGGTGCTCGCGCCGTGA